In Castanea sativa cultivar Marrone di Chiusa Pesio chromosome 6, ASM4071231v1, a single window of DNA contains:
- the LOC142640090 gene encoding uncharacterized protein LOC142640090, translated as MTAAIRMLAYGVSADFMDEYLRIGETTTIKSLKKIVKAVVSIFSEEYLRSPNNNDIARLLAVGQPSGFPRMLGSIDCMHWKWKNCPSKWKGPYIGHTRDPTIILEIVASYDLWIWHAFFGLPGSHNDINFLERSFVFYELAEGRAPPVNYTINGNNYSMGYYLANGIYPSWATFFKTIRAPKR; from the coding sequence ATGACTGCCGCAATTAGAATGCTTGCTTATGGAGTGTCGGCTGATTTCATGGATGAATACTTAAGGATTGGAGAAACCACTACaataaaaagcttaaaaaaaattgttaaagcGGTAGTTTCAATCTTTTCCGAAGAGTACTTGAGGTCACCAAACAACAATGACATTGCAAGGTTGTTAGCGGTTGGCCAACCTAGTGGATTTCCAAGAATGCTGGGGAGCATCGACTGCATGCATTGGAAATGGAAGAATTGTCCAAGTAAGTGGAAAGGTCCATATATTGGTCATACACGTGATCCAACGATAATTTTGGAAATCGTGGCGTCGTATGACCTTTGGATATGGCATGCATTTTTTGGCTTACCGGGGTCTCACAATGACATCAATTTCCTAGAGCGGTCTTTTGTATTTTATGAGCTTGCTGAAGGGCGTGCTCCTCCGGTTAATTACACGATAAACGGTAATAACTATTCGATGGGGTACTATCTTGCAAATGGTATATATCCATCATGGgcaacatttttcaaaacaattcGAGCACCTAAAAGATAG